From one Verrucomicrobiota bacterium genomic stretch:
- the upp gene encoding uracil phosphoribosyltransferase — protein MAFHVVRHPIAESILTQLRNRDTCAHEYRLSCRQIASILLIEALRPLELEAVPVNTPLAPCEGNTIADLVTFVVISRAGTAMLGPALELSPEATIGTIGIERDPMTTKAHCYYQKLPEIKGRYVVVLDPMLATGHSAALAFSLIAPQQPKILSLVSVLAAPEGVEHLMKNFPSSQLYAAALDQGLNEQNFIVPGLGDFGDRFYGTL, from the coding sequence ATGGCTTTCCACGTTGTCCGTCATCCGATTGCTGAATCCATTTTAACGCAACTGAGAAATCGTGATACGTGTGCTCACGAGTATCGCTTGTCATGCCGACAGATTGCGTCTATTCTACTCATTGAGGCGTTGCGACCACTTGAATTGGAAGCTGTGCCCGTTAATACCCCTCTCGCTCCTTGCGAAGGTAATACCATAGCTGACTTGGTGACTTTTGTCGTTATTTCGCGCGCTGGAACGGCAATGTTAGGACCTGCATTGGAATTATCGCCAGAAGCGACCATTGGAACGATTGGCATCGAGCGCGATCCAATGACCACGAAAGCGCATTGCTACTACCAAAAATTACCAGAGATCAAAGGGCGCTATGTCGTCGTACTGGATCCCATGCTCGCAACGGGTCATTCTGCAGCCTTGGCGTTTTCACTGATTGCGCCGCAACAGCCAAAAATATTATCGCTCGTTTCGGTTCTCGCTGCTCCAGAAGGCGTCGAACATTTAATGAAAAATTTTCCGTCCTCGCAGCTTTACGCCGCCGCACTCGACCAAGGGCTTAACGAACAGAACTTTATCGTCCCCGGCCTCGGCGATTTTGGCGATCGCTTCTACGGGACGCTCTAA